In a single window of the Myxococcus guangdongensis genome:
- the gspE gene encoding type II secretion system ATPase GspE, producing MNVTADPTLATAASGAAPARNDSTQVVSHGQAFLCGRPLGEILRALVPSLTEEKLREALALQEEKGGRIGEVLVGLKAVGPEDVAKALGHQLDLPYLARIFTEEVDAELVKRIPINFAKQAHILPLSLENDSVVLAVADPLDTSALDHARLLLGQSISPRLALDTTITDAINSVYDRSINEAEQLVDEMETQDLDAIAHELDEPQDLLDTDDEAPVIRLVNSVLFRAAKERASDIHIEPMERELLVRFRVDGVLQEVIKPPKRYQNAIVSRVKVMGQLNIAEKRLPQDGRIRIKLAGRDIDIRLSTIPTTNGERIVMRLLDKTATLLDLAEIGMSQVTLHSMEAVIKRSHGIILVTGPTGSGKTTTLYGALSKINTPDLNILTVEDPVEYQLKGIGQMAINPKIGLTFAQGLRSFLRQDPDVIMVGEIRDKETAEIAIQASLTGHLVLSTVHTNDAAGAVTRLVDMGVEPFLVASSLTGILAQRLVRRVCPDCRAPYQPTDAELKEIGHSRASFKERYGVERIFKAVGCPTCNRNGYRGRTGIYEFLPVDDDVRQLVLKNVDASTIKKSATSKGMISLLEDGARKISLGETTIAEVLSITQEDM from the coding sequence ATGAACGTGACCGCAGACCCCACTCTCGCCACCGCCGCGTCCGGCGCGGCCCCCGCCCGGAACGACTCCACCCAGGTCGTCTCCCACGGCCAGGCCTTCCTGTGTGGCAGGCCGCTGGGGGAGATCCTCCGCGCGCTCGTCCCCTCGCTCACCGAGGAGAAGCTGCGCGAGGCGCTCGCCCTCCAGGAGGAGAAGGGCGGACGCATCGGTGAGGTCCTGGTGGGGCTCAAGGCGGTCGGCCCCGAGGACGTCGCCAAGGCGCTGGGGCACCAGCTGGACCTGCCCTACCTGGCGCGCATCTTCACCGAAGAGGTGGACGCGGAGCTGGTCAAGCGCATCCCCATCAACTTCGCCAAGCAGGCGCACATCCTGCCCCTGTCCCTGGAGAACGACAGCGTGGTGCTGGCGGTCGCGGACCCGCTGGACACGTCCGCGCTGGACCACGCGCGGCTCTTGTTGGGGCAGAGCATCAGCCCCCGGCTGGCGCTCGACACCACCATCACCGACGCCATCAACAGCGTCTATGACCGCTCCATCAACGAGGCCGAGCAGCTGGTCGACGAGATGGAGACGCAGGACCTGGACGCCATCGCCCACGAGCTGGACGAGCCGCAGGACCTGCTGGACACGGACGACGAGGCGCCGGTCATCCGGCTGGTGAACTCGGTGCTCTTCCGCGCCGCCAAGGAGCGCGCGAGCGATATCCACATCGAGCCCATGGAGCGCGAGCTGCTCGTGCGCTTCCGCGTGGACGGCGTGCTTCAGGAGGTCATCAAGCCGCCCAAGCGCTACCAGAACGCCATCGTCAGCCGCGTGAAGGTGATGGGGCAGCTCAACATCGCCGAGAAGCGCCTGCCGCAGGACGGCCGCATCCGCATCAAGCTGGCCGGCCGCGACATCGACATCCGCCTGTCCACCATCCCCACCACCAACGGGGAGCGCATCGTCATGCGTCTGTTGGACAAGACGGCGACGCTGCTGGACCTGGCGGAGATCGGCATGAGCCAGGTGACGCTCCATTCGATGGAGGCCGTCATCAAGCGCTCGCACGGCATCATCCTCGTCACCGGCCCCACGGGCTCCGGCAAGACGACGACGCTCTACGGCGCGCTGTCGAAGATCAACACCCCGGACCTCAACATCCTCACCGTCGAGGACCCGGTGGAGTACCAGCTCAAGGGGATTGGCCAGATGGCCATCAACCCCAAGATCGGCCTCACCTTCGCGCAAGGGCTGCGCTCCTTCCTGCGCCAGGACCCGGACGTCATCATGGTCGGCGAGATTCGAGACAAGGAGACGGCGGAAATCGCCATCCAGGCCTCGCTCACGGGCCACCTGGTGCTCTCCACGGTCCACACCAACGACGCGGCCGGCGCCGTCACCCGTCTGGTGGACATGGGCGTGGAGCCGTTCCTGGTCGCCTCGTCGCTCACGGGCATCCTCGCCCAGCGCCTGGTGCGCCGCGTGTGCCCGGACTGCCGCGCGCCCTACCAGCCCACGGACGCGGAGCTGAAGGAGATTGGCCACTCGCGCGCATCCTTCAAGGAGCGCTACGGCGTCGAGCGCATCTTCAAGGCCGTGGGCTGCCCCACCTGCAACCGCAACGGCTACCGCGGCCGCACGGGCATCTACGAGTTCCTGCCGGTGGACGACGACGTGCGCCAGCTGGTGCTGAAGAACGTGGACGCCTCCACCATCAAGAAGTCCGCCACGTCCAAGGGGATGATCTCCCTGCTCGAGGACGGCGCGCGCAAGATTTCCCTGGGCGAGACGACCATCGCCGAGGTGCTGAGCATCACCCAGGAGGACATGTAA
- the gspD gene encoding type II secretion system secretin GspD, translated as MKTLPSWMLCLCLALAIPAQAQRRPTPPGSSAPSAPGERTITPQAPGAAEEANQGPRRTPTCEEARRNARYGIYFDKVEIEKLVQTVADATCRTFILPENVRGKISIIGPENGRVEVDADAFYSAFLASLDANGLAVYQYGRFMKIVDKRSAKQNPIPTIVEDGQPYTTNEQMVTKLFRIRNVEVEPLRGVLQQLVSKDGDTIPYPPDTIIVNDVGSNIHRLERLINQLDTRAASDELRVIQVQYASAQDVAGTVQKLFESKGTRPGATRPGNFTQGVPPAGQPGGEIVAQPSQGGQESAGGPVTLSQIIPDERTNKLIIVASPAAFERIQDIVTQIDIPSGTGGRINVYYLENANAEELASTLQSLAQGTANRPRTPGAPNLPPGMPRGNSPTQAAELFSGEVKISADKGTNSLVIVASQTDYKNIVQVIQQLDTPRRQVFVEAVIMEVNLDRNAEYGVNLHSGFSLQTDDGAVPGLIGTNNTGSGLPPSLSLANLASFGGFLAGLQGPVIPALEKLGLDIPAFGVVLHAMQQSSDVNVLSTPHILTSDNEEAEITVGQNVPFQSGFSPSSLGTGVGTGAQGAGGLNTSLLGALGGLGSLYAPIQRQNVELKLTVKPQINESDYIRMVITEQTEEIASNDAVLGPTTSKRSAKTTVIAKDQETVVLGGIMQDRTIESVTKVPVLGDIPIIGNFFRETTRKKTKTNLLLFLTPYIIRGPEDFRVIFERKMKERQQFVEQFYGQVPGYDVAVDFSRKPGPLSKMNQAVIRERQRAENGGPGVQGERVISPNASTPSRSNTPAGRSGSTPPGRGPAPVSPEPEVREAPLPPAGSEESAPATPAPQTPEAPAPESTGDASPERLRIQPETGE; from the coding sequence ATGAAGACGCTCCCGTCCTGGATGCTCTGCCTGTGCCTCGCGCTCGCCATCCCCGCGCAGGCCCAGCGCCGCCCCACCCCGCCCGGCTCCTCCGCGCCTTCCGCGCCCGGTGAGCGGACCATCACGCCCCAGGCTCCCGGCGCCGCCGAGGAAGCCAATCAGGGGCCTCGCCGTACGCCCACGTGCGAGGAGGCCCGGCGCAACGCGCGCTACGGCATCTACTTCGACAAGGTGGAGATCGAGAAGCTGGTGCAGACGGTGGCGGACGCCACCTGCCGCACGTTCATCCTCCCGGAGAACGTCCGCGGGAAGATCTCCATCATCGGCCCGGAGAACGGCCGCGTGGAGGTGGACGCGGACGCGTTCTACTCCGCGTTCCTCGCCTCGCTCGACGCCAACGGCCTGGCGGTCTACCAGTACGGCCGCTTCATGAAGATCGTCGACAAGCGCTCGGCGAAGCAGAACCCCATCCCCACCATCGTCGAGGACGGCCAGCCGTACACCACCAACGAGCAGATGGTGACCAAGCTGTTCCGCATCCGCAACGTGGAGGTGGAGCCGCTGCGCGGCGTGCTGCAGCAGCTGGTGTCCAAGGACGGCGACACCATCCCGTACCCGCCCGACACCATCATCGTGAACGACGTGGGCTCCAACATCCACCGCCTGGAGCGCCTCATCAACCAGCTGGACACGCGCGCCGCCAGCGACGAGCTGCGCGTCATCCAGGTGCAGTACGCCAGCGCCCAGGACGTGGCCGGCACGGTGCAGAAGCTCTTCGAGTCCAAGGGCACGCGCCCCGGCGCCACCCGCCCCGGCAACTTCACCCAGGGCGTGCCGCCCGCGGGTCAGCCCGGGGGTGAGATTGTCGCCCAGCCGTCCCAGGGCGGTCAGGAGTCCGCCGGTGGCCCGGTGACGCTGTCGCAGATCATCCCGGACGAGCGCACCAACAAGCTCATCATCGTGGCCAGCCCCGCCGCGTTCGAGCGCATCCAGGACATCGTCACGCAGATCGACATCCCGTCCGGCACGGGCGGCCGCATCAACGTCTACTACCTGGAGAACGCCAACGCGGAGGAGCTGGCGAGCACGCTGCAGTCGCTCGCGCAGGGCACGGCCAACCGTCCCCGCACGCCGGGCGCCCCCAACCTCCCCCCGGGCATGCCGCGCGGCAACTCGCCCACGCAGGCCGCGGAGCTGTTCAGCGGCGAGGTGAAGATTTCGGCCGACAAGGGCACCAACTCGCTCGTCATCGTCGCCAGCCAGACGGACTACAAGAACATCGTCCAGGTCATCCAGCAGCTCGACACGCCCCGTCGTCAGGTGTTCGTCGAGGCCGTCATCATGGAGGTGAACCTGGACCGCAATGCCGAGTACGGCGTCAACCTGCACAGCGGCTTCTCGCTGCAGACGGATGACGGCGCGGTGCCCGGCCTCATCGGCACCAACAACACCGGCTCGGGCCTGCCCCCGTCGCTGAGCCTGGCGAACCTGGCGTCCTTCGGCGGCTTCCTCGCGGGCCTTCAGGGCCCCGTCATCCCCGCCCTGGAGAAGCTGGGCCTGGACATCCCCGCCTTCGGCGTGGTGCTGCACGCGATGCAGCAGAGCTCCGACGTCAACGTGCTGTCCACGCCGCACATCCTCACCAGCGACAACGAGGAGGCGGAGATCACGGTGGGCCAGAACGTGCCCTTCCAGTCCGGCTTCTCGCCCTCGTCGCTGGGCACGGGCGTGGGCACCGGCGCGCAGGGCGCGGGCGGACTGAACACGTCGCTGCTCGGCGCGCTGGGCGGCCTGGGCTCGCTGTACGCGCCCATCCAGCGTCAGAACGTGGAGCTGAAGCTGACGGTGAAGCCGCAGATCAACGAGAGCGACTACATCCGCATGGTCATCACCGAGCAGACGGAGGAGATCGCCTCCAACGACGCGGTGCTCGGACCGACGACCAGCAAGCGCAGCGCGAAGACGACGGTCATCGCCAAGGACCAGGAGACGGTGGTGCTGGGCGGCATCATGCAGGACCGCACCATCGAGTCCGTCACCAAGGTCCCGGTGCTGGGCGACATCCCCATCATCGGCAACTTCTTCCGCGAGACGACGCGCAAGAAGACGAAGACGAACCTGCTCCTGTTCCTGACGCCCTACATCATCCGGGGCCCCGAGGACTTCCGCGTCATCTTCGAGCGCAAGATGAAGGAGCGTCAGCAGTTCGTGGAGCAGTTCTACGGCCAGGTGCCCGGCTACGACGTGGCGGTGGACTTCAGCCGCAAGCCCGGCCCGCTCTCCAAGATGAACCAGGCCGTCATCCGCGAGCGGCAGCGCGCGGAGAACGGTGGCCCCGGCGTGCAGGGTGAGCGCGTCATCTCGCCCAACGCCTCCACGCCCTCCCGCTCGAACACCCCGGCCGGCCGCTCGGGGAGCACGCCGCCTGGGCGGGGCCCGGCCCCCGTGTCGCCCGAGCCCGAGGTGCGGGAAGCGCCGCTGCCTCCCGCCGGTTCCGAAGAGTCAGCCCCCGCGACTCCGGCGCCGCAGACGCCCGAAGCGCCGGCTCCGGAGTCCACCGGAGACGCGTCGCCCGAGCGCCTGCGCATCCAGCCCGAGACCGGGGAATAG
- the gspC gene encoding type II secretion system protein GspC — translation MELFFRKYFWTVNLLFILLVALLAAKTVNLFVESSISPVPSSGATARAPTNRPAQAALALPDMEGLSRVTGIKIPEPPVAVREPTTPEVDPNAAPVKSGLRVKLLGTLVAGNPDWSFASVQDMVTQRSQTYMVGNALQGATVLEIERERVIILNGGRKEFIDGNPGDGAQAFTPPTPPVAQTNTASPSGIRAVSDNEYEVPRAEIDKTLNNLNDVAMQARIVPAFKDGQAVGFKLFSIRPDSIYSKIGVQNGDVIRRINGFDLNSPEKALEVYSKMKDSSRIEIEIERNGAPIRKSYNVR, via the coding sequence ATGGAACTCTTCTTTCGCAAATACTTCTGGACGGTGAACCTGCTGTTCATCCTCCTCGTCGCGCTCCTGGCGGCGAAGACGGTGAACCTGTTCGTCGAATCCTCCATCTCCCCCGTGCCGTCGTCGGGGGCCACCGCGCGTGCGCCGACCAACCGGCCCGCGCAGGCCGCGCTCGCGCTGCCAGACATGGAGGGCCTGTCACGGGTGACGGGCATCAAGATTCCCGAGCCGCCCGTCGCGGTGAGGGAGCCCACGACGCCGGAGGTGGACCCCAACGCCGCCCCGGTGAAGAGCGGCCTCCGGGTGAAGCTGCTCGGCACGCTCGTCGCGGGCAACCCGGACTGGTCCTTCGCGTCGGTCCAGGACATGGTGACGCAGCGCTCGCAGACGTACATGGTGGGCAATGCCCTGCAGGGCGCCACCGTGCTGGAAATCGAGCGTGAGCGCGTCATCATCCTCAACGGGGGCCGCAAGGAGTTCATCGACGGCAACCCGGGTGACGGCGCGCAGGCCTTCACCCCGCCGACGCCTCCGGTGGCGCAGACGAACACCGCATCCCCCAGCGGCATCCGCGCCGTCAGCGACAACGAGTACGAAGTGCCCCGCGCGGAGATCGACAAGACGCTCAACAACCTCAACGACGTGGCCATGCAGGCGCGCATCGTTCCGGCCTTCAAGGACGGTCAGGCGGTGGGGTTCAAGCTCTTCTCCATCCGCCCGGATTCCATCTACTCGAAGATCGGCGTCCAGAACGGCGACGTCATCCGCCGCATCAACGGGTTCGACCTCAACAGCCCCGAGAAGGCGCTCGAGGTCTACTCGAAGATGAAGGACTCCTCCCGCATCGAAATCGAGATCGAGCGCAACGGCGCGCCGATCCGCAAGTCCTACAACGTTCGTTAA
- a CDS encoding sigma-54-dependent transcriptional regulator, with amino-acid sequence MTTSTVLVVDDDRANLDSVTRIFQRENMATLSAANGTEALELLRRPEVTVMVTDLMMPGMDGQELLRAARTIRPDVEVVLMTAYGTVETAVAAMKDGAYDFITKPLKRHSLVKAVQKALEKRALVSENQTLKAKLAEMSAQGGRSMVGQSPAFRAMLDTIRQAAPSTATVLLLGESGTGKELAARSVHEYSSRAKGAFVAVNCGALPENILEAELFGVERGAFTGAVARREGRFERAHGGTLFLDEVGEMPLPAQVKLLRALAEGEIERLGGTQTVKVDVRLVAATNKDLQKEVAEGRFREDLYYRLNVVEIRVPALASRREDIPLLADAFLRRFAAKNGKALRGFSPEALQTLENYAWPGNVRELEHAVERAVVLARGEVLEASDLPESVRKGPLGAATQLVIPIGTPMEEVERRVIHETLRHTKGDKTLAARLLGIAARTIYRKLEREQSTGGEPPAGSDD; translated from the coding sequence ATGACCACCTCCACCGTCCTCGTCGTCGACGACGACCGCGCCAACCTCGACTCCGTGACGCGCATCTTCCAGCGGGAGAACATGGCCACGCTCTCCGCGGCCAACGGCACGGAGGCATTGGAGCTCCTGCGCCGCCCCGAAGTGACGGTGATGGTGACGGATTTGATGATGCCCGGCATGGACGGGCAGGAGCTCTTGCGCGCCGCGCGCACCATCCGCCCCGACGTGGAGGTGGTGCTGATGACCGCCTACGGCACGGTGGAGACGGCCGTGGCGGCGATGAAGGACGGCGCCTACGACTTCATCACCAAGCCGCTCAAGCGCCACTCGCTGGTGAAGGCGGTGCAGAAGGCCCTGGAGAAGCGCGCGCTCGTCTCGGAGAACCAGACGCTCAAGGCGAAGCTCGCGGAGATGAGCGCCCAGGGCGGGCGCAGCATGGTGGGCCAGTCCCCCGCCTTCCGCGCCATGCTGGACACCATCCGCCAGGCCGCGCCCTCCACCGCCACGGTGCTGCTGCTCGGAGAGTCGGGCACGGGCAAGGAGCTGGCCGCGCGCTCCGTGCACGAGTACTCCAGCCGGGCCAAGGGCGCGTTCGTCGCCGTCAACTGCGGCGCGCTGCCGGAGAACATCCTGGAGGCGGAGCTGTTCGGCGTGGAGCGCGGCGCCTTCACCGGCGCGGTGGCCCGGCGCGAGGGCCGCTTCGAGCGCGCCCACGGCGGCACCCTCTTCCTGGACGAGGTGGGCGAGATGCCGCTGCCCGCGCAGGTGAAGCTGCTGCGCGCGCTGGCCGAGGGCGAAATCGAGCGGCTGGGTGGCACGCAGACGGTGAAGGTGGACGTGCGGCTGGTGGCCGCCACCAACAAGGACCTGCAGAAGGAGGTGGCCGAGGGCCGCTTCCGCGAGGACCTCTACTACCGGCTCAACGTGGTGGAGATCCGCGTGCCCGCGCTCGCCTCGCGCCGCGAGGACATCCCGCTGCTGGCGGACGCGTTCCTGCGCCGCTTCGCCGCGAAGAACGGCAAGGCGCTGCGCGGCTTCTCCCCCGAGGCGCTGCAGACGCTGGAGAACTACGCCTGGCCCGGCAACGTGCGGGAGCTGGAGCACGCCGTCGAGCGCGCGGTGGTGCTGGCTCGGGGCGAGGTGCTGGAGGCCAGCGACCTCCCCGAGTCGGTGCGCAAGGGCCCCCTCGGCGCCGCCACCCAGCTGGTCATCCCCATCGGCACGCCCATGGAGGAGGTGGAGCGCAGGGTGATCCACGAGACGCTGCGCCACACCAAGGGCGACAAGACGCTGGCCGCCCGGCTGCTGGGCATCGCCGCCCGCACCATCTACCGCAAGCTGGAACGCGAGCAGTCCACCGGCGGCGAGCCCCCCGCCGGAAGCGACGACTGA
- a CDS encoding ParB/RepB/Spo0J family partition protein — protein MAAKSARKSVAAKKPAAAPKKARRKKAEPKSRGLSPQDVASDSVEYPTDILEAVRTDGGEVLGVYRDPLGGHPVVLAVLPIDKVEPTPYQRDLSEPHVKRLASAMERLDRFLDPVIAVRKEGRYWTPNGNHRLHASKLLGAKSIVALLLPDEDVAYQILALNTEKAHNLKERSLEVVRMYRGLVGAGRAGKESAFAHLFEEPAFITLGAAYEKRPRYSAGAYHPFVKAVEDFMDVPLEDALKVRDARADRLLELDDAVVAVVDSLKAKGLQSPYLKNFVVARINFLRFKKNGGKPDFDDTVDRMLASARKFNVDAVKREDIGRMGGGPAEADEEHA, from the coding sequence ATGGCAGCGAAGTCCGCACGCAAGAGCGTCGCAGCGAAGAAGCCCGCCGCCGCCCCCAAGAAGGCCCGCCGAAAGAAGGCGGAGCCGAAGTCGCGCGGCCTGTCCCCACAGGACGTGGCCAGCGACTCGGTGGAGTACCCCACGGACATTCTCGAGGCGGTGCGCACGGACGGCGGCGAGGTGCTCGGCGTCTATCGCGACCCCTTGGGCGGCCACCCGGTGGTGCTCGCGGTGCTGCCCATCGACAAGGTGGAGCCCACGCCGTACCAGCGCGACCTGTCCGAGCCCCACGTGAAACGGCTCGCCAGCGCCATGGAGCGGCTGGACCGGTTCCTGGACCCCGTCATCGCGGTGCGCAAGGAGGGGCGCTACTGGACGCCCAACGGCAACCACCGCCTGCACGCGAGCAAGCTGCTGGGTGCCAAGTCCATCGTCGCGCTGCTGCTGCCCGACGAGGACGTGGCCTATCAAATCCTCGCGCTCAACACGGAGAAGGCCCACAACCTCAAGGAGCGCTCGCTCGAGGTGGTGCGCATGTACCGGGGCCTCGTGGGCGCGGGCCGCGCGGGCAAGGAGTCCGCCTTCGCGCACCTGTTCGAGGAGCCCGCCTTCATCACGCTCGGCGCCGCGTACGAGAAGCGCCCCCGCTACTCCGCCGGCGCCTACCACCCCTTCGTCAAGGCGGTGGAGGACTTCATGGACGTGCCGCTGGAGGACGCGCTGAAGGTGCGCGACGCCCGGGCGGACCGGCTGCTGGAGCTCGATGACGCCGTCGTCGCCGTCGTCGATTCCCTCAAGGCCAAGGGCCTGCAGAGCCCCTATCTCAAGAACTTCGTCGTCGCGCGCATCAACTTCCTGCGCTTCAAGAAGAACGGCGGCAAGCCCGACTTCGACGACACCGTGGACCGGATGCTCGCCAGCGCGCGCAAGTTCAACGTCGACGCCGTCAAGCGCGAGGACATCGGCCGCATGGGCGGAGGCCCCGCGGAGGCGGACGAGGAGCACGCCTGA